The Chryseobacterium sp. 52 genome includes a region encoding these proteins:
- a CDS encoding response regulator, with amino-acid sequence MNSQIKIALIDDEQLILEGVKMLLSNEKNISVCLTSNNGPDFIEKLGSLSEDEFPHLALVDVQMQPMNGFELVEVLKEKYPELRIIILSSHYKTSILGYMVKLGVSAFLPKNSDRKTFIDAITMVYKNGVFFTAEDHQMLFTYMNSSAKKKSLFEMEDELSEREKDVVKLICQEYTNNEIGEKLFISPRTVESHRQRILEKIGAKNTVGIVIYAVVNNIYSLDKM; translated from the coding sequence ATGAACTCCCAAATCAAAATAGCCTTAATTGATGACGAACAGCTGATCCTGGAAGGGGTAAAAATGCTGCTTTCGAATGAAAAGAATATATCCGTATGTCTTACATCCAATAACGGCCCGGATTTTATTGAGAAACTGGGAAGCCTTTCCGAAGATGAATTTCCGCATCTGGCTCTTGTAGACGTACAGATGCAGCCCATGAACGGCTTTGAACTGGTAGAAGTTCTTAAAGAAAAATACCCGGAACTGAGGATTATTATCCTCTCTTCCCATTACAAAACCTCTATTCTGGGGTATATGGTTAAACTCGGTGTTTCTGCCTTTCTTCCTAAAAATTCAGACCGGAAAACATTCATCGATGCAATCACCATGGTGTATAAAAATGGCGTATTTTTTACTGCCGAAGACCATCAGATGCTGTTTACCTATATGAACAGTTCTGCAAAGAAAAAATCTCTTTTTGAAATGGAAGATGAACTTTCGGAACGGGAAAAAGATGTGGTAAAACTGATTTGCCAGGAATACACAAATAATGAGATCGGAGAAAAACTCTTCATAAGTCCCAGAACAGTAGAAAGCCACCGCCAGAGGATCCTGGAAAAGATCGGGGCTAAGAACACAGTAGGTATAGTCATCTACGCCGTTGTTAATAATATATATTCTCTTGATAAAATGTGA
- a CDS encoding sensor histidine kinase codes for MLIFIYLHQIKEVTLNISLLILIIVTIAIIVSFILIAYRSFISRIIKEKNVQHEAEVLHQKKLVLENIKAQEEERKRIAVMIHDDIGNRLNILSLWMNNLDTKGDEVIKKNIYSQMSSLIDAARSISHSLYPVNLESVGFVLYVEELIANLSHKINISMQVMPGYEKKDIFVEVQLYRIIQEFTTNVIKHSTATDLWIYIKDYPRNMAVIISDNGQGFDYNLVKKGMGIKNIESRIKSMNAVHKWKSTLNKGSRLIIIIPKNHELPNQNSLN; via the coding sequence TTGCTCATTTTTATATACCTTCATCAAATTAAAGAAGTAACCCTAAATATTAGCCTGCTGATCCTTATAATTGTTACCATAGCAATTATAGTATCCTTTATTCTCATTGCCTACAGATCTTTTATCAGCCGGATCATTAAAGAAAAGAATGTTCAGCATGAGGCCGAAGTGCTTCATCAGAAAAAGCTCGTGCTTGAAAATATCAAAGCCCAGGAAGAAGAAAGAAAAAGAATAGCAGTCATGATCCATGACGATATCGGAAACCGTCTCAATATCCTTTCCTTATGGATGAATAATCTGGATACCAAAGGAGATGAGGTGATCAAGAAAAATATTTACAGTCAGATGTCATCCCTTATCGATGCGGCTAGAAGTATTTCCCATTCCTTATATCCCGTAAACCTTGAATCGGTAGGATTTGTTCTCTATGTGGAAGAGCTTATTGCCAATCTTTCACATAAGATCAATATTTCTATGCAGGTCATGCCCGGATATGAGAAAAAAGATATCTTTGTGGAAGTACAGCTGTATAGAATCATTCAGGAATTCACAACCAATGTTATCAAACATTCAACAGCCACAGATTTATGGATTTATATTAAAGATTATCCCCGGAATATGGCAGTGATCATCTCTGACAACGGACAGGGATTTGATTATAATCTGGTGAAAAAAGGAATGGGAATCAAGAATATTGAATCCAGAATAAAATCAATGAATGCCGTCCATAAATGGAAAAGTACTTTAAATAAAGGAAGCCGTTTAATCATTATAATTCCAAAAAACCATGAACTCCCAAATCAAAATAGCCTTAATTGA